In one window of Miscanthus floridulus cultivar M001 chromosome 12, ASM1932011v1, whole genome shotgun sequence DNA:
- the LOC136497774 gene encoding protein GL2-INTERACTING REPRESSOR 1-like, with translation MMAADVSSVARLLRGEAGKKGGPEIVTMDLLGGCGGGAAPEDEVVDLEVTVPAGWERRLDLLSGKTFLTPRHPSVQGGHQDLNLPPPAAPTTNSTAVCTLDMVRSALERAAAGRTTASPATSSTSSASTSSSSSAGKRNRSPQPAMRAAACPSCLTYVLIAEEDPRCPRCAAMVPPLRGKKSAAAEGSGKKPRIDLNAAADETE, from the exons ATGATGGCCGCGGACGTGAGCTCTGTCGCGAGGCTGCTCCGCGGGGAGGCGGGGAAGAAGGGCGGGCCGGAGATCGTGACAATGGATCTTctcggcggctgcggcggcggcgcggcaccGGAAGACGAGGTCGTGGACCTCGAGGTCACGGTGCCTGCCGGCTGGGAGCGACGGCTTGACCTCCTG TCCGGCAAGACTTTCCTGACTCCTCGCCACCCGAGCGTGCAAGGCGGCCACCAAGACCTCAACCTTCCTCCACCGGCGGCGCCCACCACCAACTCAACCGCGGTCTGCACCCTCGACATGGTCCGCTCCGCCCTCGAGCGCGCGGCCGCCGGGAGGACCACCGCATCGCCGGCAACGTCGTCCACATCGTCCGCGTCgacctcgtcgtcctcctccgcGGGAAAGCGCAACCGGTCGCCGCAGCCCGCGATGCGCGCAGCCGCGTGCCCGTCATGCCTCACGTACGTGCTCATCGCCGAGGAGGACCCCCGGTGCCCGCGTTGCGCCGCCATGGTGCCACCGCTCCGCGGGAAGAAGTCCGCCGCCGCCGAAGGCAGCGGCAAGAAGCCGAGGATCGACCTGAATGCGGCCGCTGATGAGACAGAGTGA